A single Longimicrobiales bacterium DNA region contains:
- a CDS encoding HU family DNA-binding protein, translating into MNKSDLVDALADATGMTKADAARAVDAMFAPADGIISAALKNKQRVQITGFGTFESKHRKARQGRNPRTGETIQISATNTPAFRAGKGLKDAIQ; encoded by the coding sequence ATGAACAAGTCCGACCTCGTAGATGCCCTCGCCGACGCCACGGGTATGACCAAAGCTGACGCCGCTCGTGCAGTTGATGCCATGTTCGCTCCGGCTGATGGGATCATCTCCGCAGCCCTCAAAAACAAGCAGCGCGTTCAGATCACTGGCTTCGGCACCTTTGAGTCGAAGCACCGGAAGGCTCGTCAGGGCCGTAACCCGCGCACGGGCGAGACGATTCAGATCTCGGCCACGAACACGCCGGCGTTCCGGGCTGGTAAGGGTCTGAAAGACGCGATCCAGTAG
- a CDS encoding peptidylprolyl isomerase, with protein sequence MANPTVTIETNHGTIVAEMFMDVAPKTAGNFIDLAKKGYYDDLVFHRVIRDFMIQGGCPDGRGTGGPGYSIPDEFAPGLTHDVAGYFSMANSGPNTGGSQFFITLAPTTWLDGKHAIFGKVTAGMDVVEAIGVTETGMGDRPADDVVMKSVTVSESE encoded by the coding sequence ATGGCCAACCCAACGGTCACAATTGAGACGAATCACGGCACCATCGTTGCCGAGATGTTCATGGACGTCGCGCCGAAAACCGCCGGCAACTTCATTGACCTCGCAAAAAAGGGGTATTACGACGACCTCGTCTTCCATCGCGTGATCAGGGATTTCATGATCCAAGGTGGTTGCCCGGACGGAAGGGGAACTGGTGGTCCCGGCTATAGCATCCCGGATGAATTCGCGCCTGGCCTCACGCACGACGTCGCGGGCTACTTCTCGATGGCGAACTCGGGCCCGAACACGGGCGGATCGCAGTTCTTCATCACTCTTGCCCCGACCACGTGGCTGGATGGCAAGCACGCGATCTTCGGCAAGGTCACCGCTGGCATGGACGTGGTCGAGGCGATTGGCGTCACAGAGACCGGTATGGGTGACCGCCCTGCCGACGACGTCGTAATGAAGAGCGTAACGGTCAGCGAGAGCGAGTAG
- the infA gene encoding translation initiation factor IF-1 translates to MAKDAIEIEGTITEVLPNATFRVTLENDHKVLAYLSGKMRQNYIRVLAGDRVKIEMSPYDLSRGRVTYRYK, encoded by the coding sequence GTGGCGAAAGACGCGATCGAAATCGAAGGGACCATTACCGAGGTTCTCCCCAATGCGACGTTCCGCGTAACCCTCGAGAATGACCACAAGGTTCTGGCCTATCTGTCGGGCAAGATGAGGCAGAACTATATCCGGGTGCTCGCGGGCGACCGGGTGAAGATCGAGATGTCCCCGTACGACCTATCGCGTGGTCGCGTGACGTACCGCTACAAGTAG
- a CDS encoding DPP IV N-terminal domain-containing protein: MRRSVAFSVLFFVAVPGLARAQTQLTADDYARAERFLGAQTNPLLYGAAVRAHWLPDGRFWYQNTIPGGGEFVIVEPESEEKGRAFDHDRISAALTAAGGVSLEPLALPITSMTFEGHDVTLELRGQGTFRCDLAEYECASEQPTRTPTTANEIASPDGRYAAFIREHNMWVRDRDNGEEEQLTTDGIEDFGYGTNNAGWVRRDRPVMTWSPDSRKIATFQHDSRGVGMMYLTTTGVGHPELDAWRYPMPEDTVIFRVSRVVLDLDRPAGDHMVRLDMDPDQHRSTCSDHIECGGRIGDLEWSADGSHFVFVSSSRDHKVASVRTADAVTGDVRDLFEEVEETFYESQSGWRYLSASNEILWFSQRDNWGNLFLYDSRTGALKRKVTEGDWNALDLREVNAEDRTVTFMGNEREPGDPYFQYLYRVGLDNGDVSLLTPDSANHAVSISPDGAYFVDSYSTPVIPTVTVLRDRDGDEVMTLEEADASRLVSSGWQPPMPFSVKARDGETDLYGLMFRPLDFDPNEKYPVVNYLYPGPQSGSVGSRSFRASHRDLQSIAELGFVVIELDAMGTPMRSKAFHEAYYGNMGDNGLPDQMGGIEQLAARHEWIDVSKVGIFGHSGGGFAAADAIMRYPDFYSVAVSQAGNHDNRNYEDDWGEKWQGLLEEYPDGTTNYDNQANQLLVENLRGKLLIAHGTVDDNVPPSNTMLVVDALIEANKDFDMLLLPNRRHGFGNEPYMMRRRWDYFVRHLLGAEPPQGYKIGQMDRPIG; encoded by the coding sequence TGCGCGCCCACTGGCTGCCCGATGGTCGCTTCTGGTATCAGAACACCATCCCCGGCGGCGGTGAGTTTGTCATCGTCGAACCGGAGTCTGAGGAGAAAGGTCGAGCATTCGATCACGACCGGATTTCGGCGGCGCTGACGGCTGCGGGAGGAGTGTCTCTTGAGCCACTCGCCCTTCCGATTACGTCGATGACTTTCGAAGGTCACGATGTGACCCTTGAGCTCCGGGGACAGGGGACCTTCCGGTGCGATCTCGCCGAATATGAATGTGCTTCGGAGCAACCGACCCGGACACCGACAACAGCGAATGAGATCGCGTCACCCGATGGCCGCTACGCTGCCTTCATCCGCGAGCACAACATGTGGGTCCGTGACCGCGACAATGGAGAGGAGGAGCAGCTGACCACGGACGGTATCGAGGACTTCGGTTACGGGACCAACAACGCTGGCTGGGTACGTCGTGACCGGCCCGTCATGACATGGTCACCTGATTCGCGGAAGATCGCGACGTTCCAGCACGACTCCCGCGGTGTCGGGATGATGTATTTGACGACTACGGGTGTCGGACATCCGGAGCTCGATGCGTGGCGTTATCCGATGCCCGAAGACACGGTCATTTTTCGAGTGTCTCGGGTCGTACTCGATCTTGATCGCCCGGCTGGGGACCACATGGTTCGGCTGGATATGGACCCTGACCAGCATCGTTCGACGTGCAGCGACCACATCGAATGTGGCGGCCGAATCGGTGATCTCGAATGGAGTGCCGATGGGTCACACTTCGTTTTCGTGTCGTCCTCCCGTGACCACAAGGTCGCGAGCGTTCGCACAGCTGATGCTGTCACAGGCGACGTCCGCGACCTGTTCGAGGAGGTCGAGGAGACGTTCTACGAGTCGCAAAGCGGCTGGCGCTATCTCTCGGCGTCGAACGAGATCCTCTGGTTCTCGCAGCGCGACAACTGGGGCAACCTCTTCTTGTACGACTCCCGGACTGGTGCGCTGAAGCGGAAGGTCACAGAGGGCGACTGGAACGCGCTCGACCTGCGGGAGGTCAACGCAGAAGACCGTACGGTCACCTTTATGGGGAATGAGAGAGAGCCAGGCGACCCGTACTTCCAGTACCTGTACCGGGTCGGGCTGGACAATGGCGATGTTTCTCTCCTCACCCCCGACAGCGCGAATCACGCGGTGTCGATTTCGCCGGACGGGGCGTACTTCGTGGACTCCTACTCCACGCCGGTGATCCCCACCGTGACGGTCCTCCGAGACCGTGATGGTGACGAGGTCATGACGCTCGAAGAAGCGGATGCATCGCGGCTGGTTTCCTCAGGCTGGCAGCCGCCAATGCCGTTCAGCGTGAAGGCGAGAGACGGTGAGACGGACCTGTATGGACTGATGTTCCGTCCACTCGACTTCGATCCGAACGAGAAGTATCCGGTCGTGAACTACCTCTATCCTGGCCCCCAGAGCGGTTCAGTGGGCTCACGAAGTTTTCGTGCCTCGCACCGGGACCTCCAGTCGATCGCGGAGCTTGGTTTCGTCGTCATCGAGCTCGATGCGATGGGCACCCCGATGCGCTCGAAGGCTTTTCATGAGGCCTACTACGGAAACATGGGCGACAACGGACTGCCGGATCAGATGGGTGGAATCGAGCAGCTCGCCGCGAGGCACGAATGGATCGACGTGTCCAAGGTCGGGATCTTCGGGCACTCGGGAGGTGGCTTCGCCGCCGCTGACGCAATCATGCGCTACCCGGATTTCTACTCGGTAGCCGTGTCCCAGGCAGGGAATCATGACAACCGCAACTACGAAGACGACTGGGGCGAGAAGTGGCAGGGCCTGCTCGAAGAGTATCCCGACGGGACTACGAATTACGACAATCAGGCGAACCAGCTTCTTGTCGAGAACCTGCGTGGGAAGTTGCTGATCGCTCACGGGACCGTCGACGACAACGTGCCCCCGTCCAACACGATGCTCGTGGTGGATGCATTGATTGAGGCGAACAAGGACTTCGACATGCTCCTGTTGCCCAATCGCAGACATGGTTTTGGCAATGAGCCGTACATGATGAGGAGGCGCTGGGATTACTTCGTACGGCACCTTCTTGGCGCAGAACCTCCGCAGGGATACAAAATCGGCCAGATGGATCGGCCGATTGGCTGA
- a CDS encoding DUF5916 domain-containing protein, whose translation MIQSFFQVAVAAAILTSGGDDPARPRGPVAGTEPEPTAAARYTGAAAQIEVATPSVESADIDIDGRLDDVSWEQAALLDGFTQYDPIEGSAASQRTEVLVLVDSDAIYFAVRAYDENPSEIRATLSERDSFTFSDDYIRFVLDTFDDQRRAYVFTVNPLGVQHDGLWNESGGGTGRRGHGSFGSPIDQNPDFLWDSGAHLTEWGYEAEIRIPFKSLRFPELDEQVWGLQVERNIQRNGYKSSWAPITGDVANKLTQAGKLTGLRNLDMGLFMEINPFLTGSRGGKIDELGDFNHQDPEGEFGFNATYGLTSNLTLDATYNPDFSQIEADAGQVQVNERFALFYPEKRPFFLEGTEIFGMPKQLVYTRTVENPIAGGKLTGKVGGLNMGYLGAIDETFSADGPDVYVNLVRARADIGASSTMGAVYTDRTISSADFNRVGGADARIQLGGRYTFTLMGAQSFTNNENLAERSEGRMGSFRFERAGRTFSMNAELEDTQPLFDPGSGFFQRIGTTQANGRASYTWFGGRGAFLEQINPTLEVKSYWDHDRFWDGQGMGEGEIQLNSRFSFKDNITVWANYKLKMFEFQPEQYEGMFVGNPDGSFDAFRPGQDNFGQLKSVTTGLWINKWERVRGNAMLTWSDTPIFDRRYGVAVEIAKSMSSRVSMNLYPTSALLAEIGVTYSRLNREQDGVEHSEAIIPRIRTQYQFSRALFLRGIFEYGSQVSTDLRDPETGLPLYGCFEGRCVARSGSEGHDFRVEGLIGYEPSPGTVFFFGYTRKMQDATAFGFEDVQATQDGLFVKLSYRFRL comes from the coding sequence ATGATCCAGTCCTTTTTTCAGGTGGCCGTCGCGGCCGCCATACTCACATCGGGCGGAGATGACCCTGCTCGGCCACGTGGCCCCGTCGCGGGCACCGAGCCCGAGCCGACCGCGGCCGCACGCTATACCGGGGCCGCCGCACAGATCGAAGTAGCGACGCCCTCAGTCGAATCTGCCGACATCGACATTGACGGCCGACTCGATGACGTGTCTTGGGAGCAGGCTGCTCTCCTGGACGGCTTCACCCAGTACGATCCCATCGAAGGGTCCGCGGCCTCACAGCGCACCGAGGTGCTGGTGTTGGTTGATTCGGACGCGATCTACTTCGCTGTCCGGGCCTACGACGAGAATCCGAGCGAGATTCGGGCCACATTGTCGGAGCGCGATTCGTTCACGTTTTCTGATGACTATATCCGCTTCGTGCTCGACACTTTCGACGATCAGCGGCGTGCCTATGTCTTCACGGTGAACCCGCTCGGCGTTCAGCACGACGGCCTCTGGAACGAAAGTGGCGGTGGGACTGGCCGTCGCGGCCACGGCAGTTTCGGGTCGCCGATCGACCAGAACCCCGACTTCCTCTGGGATTCCGGCGCGCACCTGACGGAGTGGGGCTACGAGGCGGAGATAAGGATCCCGTTCAAGAGCCTTCGTTTTCCGGAGCTGGACGAGCAGGTCTGGGGACTTCAGGTCGAGCGCAACATCCAGCGGAACGGTTACAAGAGCTCTTGGGCGCCCATCACCGGAGACGTGGCGAACAAGCTCACGCAGGCTGGCAAGCTGACGGGGCTTCGTAACTTGGACATGGGCCTGTTCATGGAGATCAATCCGTTCCTGACAGGCTCGAGGGGCGGCAAGATCGACGAGCTCGGCGACTTCAATCATCAGGACCCCGAAGGTGAGTTCGGCTTCAACGCCACATATGGCCTGACCTCCAACCTCACGCTCGATGCGACCTACAACCCTGACTTCAGCCAGATCGAGGCCGATGCCGGGCAGGTGCAGGTCAACGAACGCTTCGCTCTGTTTTATCCAGAGAAGCGTCCCTTCTTTCTCGAAGGGACAGAGATATTCGGGATGCCCAAGCAGCTGGTTTACACCCGGACGGTAGAGAACCCGATCGCCGGCGGAAAACTGACAGGGAAAGTGGGCGGTCTGAACATGGGCTACCTCGGCGCCATTGATGAGACTTTCTCTGCCGATGGACCGGACGTCTATGTGAACCTCGTGCGCGCGCGGGCCGACATTGGAGCGTCGTCTACCATGGGTGCCGTTTACACCGACCGCACGATTTCGTCGGCCGATTTCAATCGTGTCGGTGGTGCGGACGCTCGGATTCAACTTGGCGGGCGCTACACGTTCACGTTGATGGGCGCGCAGAGTTTTACCAACAACGAGAATCTGGCCGAGCGGTCTGAGGGTCGGATGGGTTCGTTCCGATTCGAGCGTGCGGGTCGGACGTTCTCGATGAACGCGGAACTTGAGGACACGCAACCGCTGTTTGACCCGGGCAGTGGTTTCTTTCAGCGCATTGGAACGACGCAGGCGAATGGGCGCGCATCGTACACGTGGTTCGGCGGTCGCGGCGCGTTCCTGGAGCAAATCAATCCCACGCTTGAAGTGAAGAGCTACTGGGACCACGACCGATTCTGGGACGGGCAGGGCATGGGGGAGGGGGAGATCCAGCTCAACAGCCGCTTCAGTTTCAAGGACAACATCACCGTCTGGGCAAACTACAAGCTGAAGATGTTCGAATTCCAGCCGGAGCAGTACGAGGGAATGTTCGTCGGGAATCCGGACGGATCGTTCGATGCATTCCGGCCTGGTCAAGACAATTTTGGTCAGCTGAAGAGCGTCACGACGGGCCTTTGGATCAACAAATGGGAACGCGTCCGCGGGAACGCTATGCTGACCTGGAGCGACACGCCGATTTTTGATCGCAGGTACGGCGTCGCTGTGGAGATCGCAAAATCGATGTCCAGCCGAGTGAGTATGAATCTCTACCCGACGAGCGCGTTGCTTGCTGAGATCGGAGTGACGTACAGCCGGCTTAATCGTGAGCAGGACGGCGTCGAGCATTCCGAGGCCATCATCCCGCGGATCCGGACTCAGTATCAGTTCTCCCGAGCACTCTTCCTGCGCGGGATCTTTGAGTACGGCTCTCAGGTGAGCACAGACCTCAGAGACCCGGAGACAGGCCTCCCGCTCTACGGTTGCTTCGAGGGGCGCTGCGTGGCTCGCTCCGGCTCAGAGGGTCATGACTTCCGGGTTGAGGGACTCATTGGTTATGAGCCGTCCCCAGGGACCGTCTTCTTTTTCGGGTACACACGCAAGATGCAGGACGCGACCGCGTTCGGCTTCGAGGATGTCCAGGCGACACAGGACGGACTTTTCGTGAAGCTGAGCTATCGGTTCCGTTTGTAG
- the nudC gene encoding NAD(+) diphosphatase encodes MSRNDGAGQATARMTGELRVIAFAGTRLIMKVEGDTLRFPQFDELEAAIGGDMLSAAGLPAADGGLTSESLISLPENLELPGNFRIDGLRAAYHALNKADFRAAGRARQIIEWHRTHRFCSRCGTATERELRQDSMTCPSCGQRHFPRVAPAVIVLVQRGRQALLGRSPHFTEGVYSTLAGFVEPGESLEECVHREIAEEVGVRVGNLRYFASQPHSFPNSLMVGFVADWIEGGIQIDAQEIEDARWFDRDRLPTLPHPMSIAHALIKDFVERTAP; translated from the coding sequence ATGTCACGCAACGATGGTGCTGGACAGGCGACAGCCCGAATGACAGGAGAACTGCGCGTCATCGCTTTCGCGGGCACGAGACTGATTATGAAAGTCGAGGGTGACACGCTTCGGTTCCCGCAGTTCGACGAACTTGAGGCCGCAATCGGCGGGGATATGCTGTCGGCTGCAGGCCTGCCCGCAGCCGACGGAGGCTTGACCAGCGAGTCGCTCATCTCTCTCCCGGAGAACTTAGAGTTGCCTGGGAACTTTCGAATCGACGGGCTTCGCGCCGCGTATCACGCGCTCAACAAGGCCGACTTCCGGGCGGCGGGCCGGGCTCGCCAGATCATCGAGTGGCACAGAACGCACCGATTCTGCTCGCGATGCGGCACCGCAACCGAGCGCGAGCTGCGGCAGGATTCGATGACCTGCCCGTCCTGTGGGCAGAGGCACTTTCCGCGCGTCGCGCCAGCAGTGATCGTACTCGTGCAGCGAGGGCGCCAGGCGCTCCTCGGGCGCTCACCCCACTTCACGGAGGGCGTCTACTCGACCCTGGCGGGCTTCGTCGAACCCGGCGAGTCGCTCGAGGAATGCGTCCACCGCGAGATCGCCGAAGAAGTCGGTGTCCGAGTCGGCAATCTTCGATATTTCGCTAGTCAGCCGCACTCCTTTCCTAACTCACTCATGGTCGGCTTCGTCGCTGACTGGATCGAGGGTGGGATTCAGATCGATGCGCAGGAAATTGAGGACGCGCGCTGGTTCGACCGGGATCGGCTACCGACCCTGCCCCACCCGATGTCGATCGCCCACGCCTTGATTAAGGACTTCGTGGAGCGAACTGCACCCTAG